Proteins encoded within one genomic window of Mesobacillus subterraneus:
- a CDS encoding RluA family pseudouridine synthase, with protein MGKNFTLEYTAGAADQGKMLREYLKEKEISKSALTDIKFKGGFIAVNGQEVNVRYILKATDYVRIEFPPEIPSEGLKGEEIPLEIIYEDEHLLVVNKPSGMNTIPSREHPYGSLASALIGYYERGDLSATTHIVTRLDRDTSGLVLIAKHSHVHHLFSKQQQAGGVKRRYEALAEGIIEMDKGTIEEPIARKRDSIIEREVHPDGQYACTLFEVIKRYEDFTHVSLRLLTGRTHQIRVHMSYLGHSLLGDTLYGGVKNKVSRQALHCCELSFVHPFLDKELLFNASLPMDMNEVLEKGRSL; from the coding sequence ATGGGGAAGAACTTCACACTGGAATATACAGCCGGGGCTGCTGATCAGGGTAAAATGCTTAGGGAATATCTCAAGGAGAAAGAAATTTCCAAGTCTGCGCTTACCGATATAAAATTCAAGGGCGGTTTTATTGCGGTTAACGGTCAGGAAGTTAATGTAAGATACATACTGAAAGCTACTGATTACGTTAGAATTGAGTTTCCACCTGAAATTCCATCTGAGGGATTGAAGGGAGAGGAAATCCCACTTGAGATTATTTATGAGGATGAGCATTTGCTGGTAGTCAATAAACCGTCAGGAATGAATACAATTCCATCGAGGGAGCATCCATACGGCAGCCTGGCTAGTGCACTTATCGGTTATTATGAACGTGGAGATCTTTCTGCAACAACCCACATTGTCACCAGGCTCGATCGAGATACTTCCGGGCTAGTATTGATTGCGAAGCACAGCCATGTCCACCATTTATTCAGCAAGCAGCAGCAAGCTGGTGGTGTTAAGCGGAGGTACGAGGCACTTGCTGAAGGTATTATTGAAATGGATAAAGGTACAATCGAAGAACCGATTGCCAGGAAACGAGACAGCATCATCGAGCGCGAGGTACATCCCGATGGGCAGTATGCTTGTACATTGTTTGAGGTTATAAAGCGTTATGAAGACTTCACCCATGTCAGCCTCAGGTTATTGACAGGCAGAACACATCAGATCAGAGTGCATATGAGCTATTTAGGGCATTCATTGCTTGGGGATACTTTATATGGCGGAGTTAAAAATAAGGTATCAAGACAAGCTTTGCATTGCTGCGAATTAAGTTTTGTCCATCCGTTCTTGGACAAAGAATTACTATTTAATGCAAGCCTACCAATGGATATGAATGAAGTGCTTGAAAAAGGCAGGTCGTTATAA